One Turneriella parva DSM 21527 genomic region harbors:
- a CDS encoding thiolase family protein: MEKTAIIGVAQTKQLRRNVKQNFAEMVYEVTTAALADAGIEIKDIDNIVTVSNDFWDGRTISSMAIQDACGAYEKNVSTVEGDGTFGAHYALTRILSGSYKNTLVVAHSKGSESDTNLITNGMFEPIFTRPLGLDNLTSAAMQARAYMHAFGAKEEDFAEVSVKNHGNALKNPYAQVAKKVSVADVMASRRLADPLKLFDVSPISDGAAAMIISGDEFTRSLRGGKAKPVYIKGAAFYSDAYDLGLRDLARSPALKLAAEKTYSMAGIKNPAKDVDLAEIYDAFSYMELMWYEGLGFCGEGKGAEFMKSGATQINGALPVNASGGVLSAHTVIAAGLIRMIEATLQIRGDAGAHQLDKKINTAIAHGINGPCGQAHCVWALGSSI, translated from the coding sequence ATGGAAAAAACAGCAATTATTGGCGTGGCACAGACCAAACAGCTGCGCCGCAACGTAAAACAGAACTTCGCCGAAATGGTGTACGAAGTCACCACCGCGGCGCTCGCCGACGCGGGCATTGAAATCAAAGACATCGACAACATCGTCACCGTCTCGAACGACTTTTGGGATGGCAGAACCATATCATCGATGGCGATACAAGATGCGTGTGGCGCCTATGAAAAGAATGTGTCGACCGTCGAAGGCGATGGCACGTTCGGCGCGCACTATGCTCTCACGCGTATTCTCTCAGGTTCTTATAAGAATACCCTCGTCGTCGCGCACAGCAAAGGCTCTGAAAGCGACACGAACCTTATCACGAACGGCATGTTCGAGCCGATCTTCACCCGCCCGCTCGGCCTCGACAATCTGACATCCGCCGCTATGCAGGCGCGCGCGTATATGCATGCTTTTGGCGCAAAAGAAGAAGATTTTGCCGAAGTATCGGTGAAAAACCATGGAAATGCGCTGAAGAACCCATACGCGCAGGTTGCCAAAAAGGTGAGCGTGGCAGACGTGATGGCTTCGCGACGCCTCGCCGACCCATTGAAGCTCTTTGATGTCTCGCCCATATCTGACGGCGCGGCGGCGATGATTATCTCAGGCGACGAATTCACACGCAGCCTTAGAGGCGGCAAAGCCAAGCCTGTCTACATCAAAGGCGCGGCTTTCTATTCAGACGCTTACGATCTTGGCCTGCGCGACCTCGCGCGCTCACCTGCCCTTAAACTCGCTGCCGAAAAGACATACAGCATGGCGGGTATCAAGAATCCCGCGAAAGACGTTGACCTCGCAGAAATCTACGATGCATTCAGCTATATGGAGCTCATGTGGTATGAGGGCCTGGGCTTTTGCGGCGAAGGCAAAGGTGCAGAATTCATGAAAAGTGGCGCTACGCAAATTAACGGCGCCTTGCCCGTAAACGCCTCGGGCGGAGTTTTGTCGGCGCACACGGTTATCGCCGCGGGGCTCATCCGCATGATCGAGGCGACACTACAGATCAGGGGCGATGCCGGTGCACACCAGCTCGACAAAAAAATCAACACGGCGATCGCGCATGGCATCAACGGGCCGTGCGGGCAGGCGCACTGCGTCTGGGCACTGGGGAGTTCAATCTAA
- a CDS encoding thiolase C-terminal domain-containing protein produces the protein MARRVAVIGSGQTYHTGGRSDVNGQEMITEAVTRALTAAQLTIDDIDGIVIGNMDHFEGINYVDSWSVPGTGGTMKPVIKLTTGGTTGTTLAIAGYHMVASGLFSKLLVIGWEKNTESDTTAAITTAFDPIWDRLVFAGAIGGLAVEAQAYLARHNHKKEDAARVVVRDRKNGANNPFAHVQKETTIKQVMASPLIADPLHWLDMCPRTDGACAVIFADEYVAEKICDKPAWVLGTSVRHNASFTTDVSLDGLKSMESAAKELFSKTGITDPLKQLDVIEMYLPYSYAGLSWIESLGLCKPGEGPKLLWDGVTDMDGELPINPSGGPICGNPIGATALIRVAEATLQIQNRAEARQVKDAKVALATGFGGCFWTDLLLFGAQKP, from the coding sequence ATGGCACGCAGGGTTGCAGTCATCGGCTCAGGCCAGACTTACCATACCGGGGGGCGCAGCGACGTCAACGGGCAAGAGATGATCACTGAAGCGGTGACGCGCGCGCTGACCGCGGCGCAGCTCACGATCGACGATATCGACGGCATCGTCATCGGCAACATGGACCACTTTGAAGGCATCAACTATGTCGATTCATGGTCGGTGCCCGGCACCGGCGGCACGATGAAACCGGTCATTAAACTCACAACCGGGGGCACGACGGGCACAACGCTCGCGATCGCGGGCTACCACATGGTGGCATCGGGTCTCTTTTCAAAACTGCTCGTGATCGGGTGGGAAAAGAACACCGAATCGGACACGACGGCTGCGATCACCACGGCGTTCGACCCCATCTGGGACAGGCTCGTCTTTGCCGGTGCCATCGGTGGCCTTGCCGTCGAAGCGCAAGCGTATCTCGCACGCCATAACCACAAGAAAGAAGACGCGGCCCGCGTCGTCGTGCGCGACCGCAAGAATGGCGCGAACAACCCGTTTGCGCACGTACAAAAAGAGACGACCATTAAACAAGTGATGGCATCGCCGCTCATCGCCGACCCATTGCACTGGCTCGACATGTGCCCGCGCACCGACGGCGCGTGCGCGGTGATCTTTGCCGACGAATATGTCGCCGAAAAAATTTGTGACAAGCCTGCGTGGGTGCTCGGCACCTCGGTGCGGCACAACGCGTCTTTCACCACTGACGTCAGCCTCGATGGTCTCAAGTCGATGGAGAGCGCTGCGAAAGAGCTGTTCTCAAAAACCGGCATCACCGACCCGCTGAAACAGCTCGACGTGATCGAAATGTACCTGCCGTATTCGTACGCGGGTCTCAGCTGGATAGAATCATTAGGGCTCTGCAAACCCGGTGAAGGCCCCAAACTTTTGTGGGACGGCGTCACCGACATGGATGGTGAGTTGCCGATCAACCCCTCGGGTGGCCCGATCTGCGGTAACCCGATTGGCGCAACTGCCCTCATTCGCGTTGCCGAAGCGACTTTGCAGATTCAGAACCGCGCCGAAGCGCGCCAGGTAAAAGACGCAAAGGTCGCCTTGGCCACCGGCTTCGGCGGCTGCTTCTGGACTGACTTGCTGCTTTTTGGAGCGCAGAAACCCTAA
- a CDS encoding Zn-ribbon domain-containing OB-fold protein encodes MEENKQGQFSMSSGEGSQPYGYGVGLYGSKFLHELTENHRITGIRCPKCKKVYVPMRQVCGPCFTAMDELVPVASEGKIVSFTILRFQFLDPETGEKKPVPYGYGFFKLDGADNNFQHFLEVPEDESRLWIGARVKAVFSDKKTNSLKDIKHFTLVE; translated from the coding sequence ATGGAAGAAAACAAACAAGGTCAATTTTCAATGAGCTCCGGCGAGGGGTCGCAGCCCTATGGTTACGGTGTCGGCCTCTATGGCAGCAAGTTCTTGCACGAACTCACTGAAAACCACCGCATCACCGGCATACGCTGCCCAAAGTGCAAAAAGGTGTATGTGCCGATGCGCCAGGTCTGCGGCCCCTGCTTTACCGCAATGGACGAACTCGTGCCGGTAGCGTCAGAGGGCAAAATCGTCAGCTTCACGATTCTGCGCTTTCAGTTCTTGGACCCTGAAACCGGCGAAAAAAAGCCGGTGCCTTATGGGTATGGCTTTTTCAAGCTCGACGGGGCCGATAACAACTTTCAGCATTTTCTTGAAGTACCTGAGGATGAATCGCGTTTATGGATCGGCGCCCGGGTAAAAGCCGTATTTTCTGACAAAAAGACCAATTCTCTGAAAGACATCAAACACTTCACGCTAGTGGAGTGA
- the pcnB gene encoding polynucleotide adenylyltransferase PcnB, with translation MLTEYSSEKDSISMFQKILKLLGVKKHLTADQILRYPKPMQYGPDQHSIRLEHLDQDALKVVARIQQCGCRAYIVGGSVRDLLLGRKPKDYDIVTDAHPQELRRMFTNSRIIGRRFRLVHVVFKGGKIIEVSTARSLPTNRSSAKNEDDLYLKRDNQFGTFKEDAARRDFTINALIFDVKNQTIVDYAGGFEDIQQRVVRVIGNPEISFPEDPVRMYRAVKFAALLGLSLDPATLKAINKYKPLLLKASSSRLHEEYNKIFRSGQAATIFGALLSTGLMETLMPHIVEGEELATDLSHEEFLETPLGQRLAIADRMIQEHEDVNLNIYYALLIAGALQNIILRNQKDHEKTLERKLKEPLQALQKDLALTKREFETLLQIFATQNLFRREVTERKGWVKEFQARKIFQESFIVYKIVARAYGDEGALQRALFWEIGLRQKLPESIRKSAANNIEIDDKDYSPADIADDNSVPAGVGDDQKRPRGGKPRRRRGRRGGANRGGSSHGNAPQTGAE, from the coding sequence GTGCTCACGGAATACTCGTCAGAGAAGGATTCTATTTCGATGTTCCAGAAAATTCTAAAACTCTTAGGGGTGAAAAAACACCTCACCGCAGACCAGATTCTGCGCTACCCGAAGCCGATGCAATACGGCCCCGACCAACACTCGATTCGCCTTGAACACCTCGATCAAGATGCCCTCAAAGTCGTGGCGCGCATTCAGCAATGCGGGTGCCGCGCGTATATCGTCGGTGGTTCTGTGCGCGATCTGTTGCTCGGCCGCAAGCCGAAAGATTACGACATCGTGACCGACGCGCACCCGCAAGAGCTGAGGCGCATGTTTACCAACAGCCGCATCATCGGGCGCCGTTTCAGACTCGTGCACGTTGTCTTCAAGGGCGGCAAGATTATCGAGGTGTCAACGGCACGCTCCCTGCCCACGAACCGCTCTTCGGCGAAGAACGAAGATGATCTCTACCTCAAGCGAGATAACCAGTTCGGCACATTCAAAGAAGACGCGGCTCGCCGGGACTTCACAATCAATGCCCTGATATTCGATGTGAAAAACCAGACTATCGTTGATTATGCGGGTGGCTTTGAAGACATTCAGCAACGCGTGGTGCGCGTGATCGGCAACCCTGAAATTTCTTTTCCCGAAGACCCGGTGAGAATGTACCGCGCCGTAAAATTTGCGGCGCTTCTGGGCTTAAGCCTCGACCCCGCGACGCTGAAGGCAATCAACAAGTATAAACCCCTGCTGCTCAAGGCTTCCAGTTCGCGGCTGCATGAAGAGTACAACAAAATTTTCCGCAGCGGACAAGCCGCGACAATTTTCGGCGCATTGCTCAGCACCGGCCTCATGGAAACCCTCATGCCGCACATCGTCGAAGGCGAAGAGCTGGCAACGGATCTCAGCCATGAAGAATTTCTCGAAACCCCGCTGGGCCAGCGCCTGGCGATTGCCGACCGCATGATTCAAGAGCATGAAGATGTGAACCTGAATATCTATTATGCGTTGCTCATCGCCGGCGCACTGCAAAACATCATTCTGCGTAACCAGAAAGACCATGAAAAAACACTCGAACGCAAACTGAAAGAACCTCTTCAAGCCCTGCAAAAAGATCTGGCGCTCACCAAGCGTGAATTCGAAACATTGTTGCAGATATTTGCGACACAGAATCTGTTTCGCCGTGAAGTCACCGAGCGCAAAGGCTGGGTGAAAGAATTTCAGGCACGCAAAATCTTTCAGGAATCGTTCATTGTCTATAAGATCGTTGCTCGCGCCTATGGCGACGAAGGCGCCCTGCAGCGCGCCCTCTTCTGGGAAATCGGCCTCAGACAAAAGTTGCCCGAGTCGATACGCAAGAGCGCTGCTAACAATATCGAGATCGACGATAAAGATTATTCACCTGCCGATATCGCCGATGATAACAGCGTACCCGCAGGTGTGGGCGATGACCAGAAAAGACCGCGTGGCGGTAAACCGAGGCGCCGGCGCGGCAGACGCGGCGGCGCGAACCGCGGCGGTTCAAGCCACGGCAATGCTCCACAAACCGGCGCTGAATAA
- a CDS encoding L,D-transpeptidase family protein, with the protein MLHKPALNKRLRRLGLLLAALTVAAGNLSASTPARFVEKNRKAIYKRLDAAIKASGVLYPPKMVRLAVFKAERRLELWLPDANGAWRFVKDYKFTAMSGSQGPKLYYGDLQIPEGIYGIDRLDLSPEYHLAMHVDHPNEFDRAMIELEGRDPRHVSTGINVHGGAISYGCVVIGDRNIEEVFMLSFLAGKENTQLYIFPHDTIRSEPEFKHCEKCPVWYGELTRHLEQAIKQFSR; encoded by the coding sequence ATGCTCCACAAACCGGCGCTGAATAAGCGGCTGCGCAGATTGGGGCTGCTGCTGGCAGCGCTCACAGTTGCTGCCGGGAATCTCTCAGCCTCGACGCCGGCACGGTTCGTCGAAAAAAACCGCAAGGCAATTTACAAGAGGCTCGACGCAGCGATCAAGGCGTCTGGCGTTTTGTATCCCCCGAAAATGGTGCGTTTGGCAGTCTTCAAGGCCGAGCGCCGCCTCGAGCTTTGGCTGCCCGATGCGAATGGCGCGTGGCGTTTCGTAAAAGACTATAAATTCACCGCGATGAGCGGCAGCCAGGGCCCAAAGCTTTATTACGGCGATCTGCAGATACCCGAGGGCATTTACGGCATCGACCGTCTTGACCTGAGCCCCGAATACCATCTGGCGATGCACGTCGACCATCCGAATGAATTTGACCGCGCGATGATCGAGCTTGAAGGCCGCGACCCACGTCATGTATCGACGGGCATCAACGTGCACGGCGGTGCGATCAGCTACGGCTGCGTGGTGATCGGCGATCGCAACATCGAAGAAGTTTTTATGCTGTCATTTCTTGCCGGTAAAGAAAATACGCAGCTCTATATTTTTCCGCATGACACAATCCGGTCAGAACCAGAATTCAAACATTGCGAAAAATGCCCGGTCTGGTATGGCGAGCTCACCCGGCATCTTGAACAAGCCATAAAACAGTTCAGCCGCTGA
- a CDS encoding C40 family peptidase produces the protein MKNFRSVKFLSAFGAMLVAHGMAAQVPENLIPELLADCPDHVAEKYAGPLPRYARVLPDKKADVSLTLKAVVPRACHLELQDWQLQTALQLGHFGQSQGLKASTISDLTEIMSWQTIAKDVYLRYGRVYEKMQSAGATPEETGEVFLEAQTKGLVPDQAEGFALIYTAKRAKGDTHAAAFAASTAEIAVLKKLRPAKAVQAHVAVVTGAAASRSAEAPAADTNDALWDTLESQIKAEAPVAAAPGAKNSWNLNLLESFFNEWKGTPYRWGGVTRKGIDCSGFVVKAMLSQFPSSKLPRSANALAAMGVEVPRQSLKTGDLVFFTASEAPGRITHVGILINGTSFAHASSKRGVTLSDVADKYYAKRFVTARRLF, from the coding sequence ATGAAAAATTTCCGATCAGTTAAGTTCTTGAGTGCCTTCGGGGCCATGCTCGTGGCGCATGGTATGGCGGCACAGGTGCCCGAAAATCTGATTCCCGAATTGCTGGCCGACTGTCCCGATCACGTCGCTGAGAAATACGCGGGGCCTTTACCGCGGTATGCGCGCGTCTTGCCAGATAAAAAGGCGGATGTATCACTCACACTCAAGGCGGTCGTACCGCGCGCCTGCCACCTCGAGCTGCAAGACTGGCAGCTGCAGACCGCGCTGCAGCTTGGCCATTTCGGGCAAAGCCAGGGCCTGAAGGCGTCGACAATTTCAGACCTGACCGAAATCATGAGCTGGCAGACGATCGCGAAAGATGTCTATTTGCGGTATGGCCGCGTGTACGAAAAGATGCAGTCGGCAGGTGCAACTCCTGAAGAAACGGGAGAGGTCTTTCTGGAGGCGCAGACAAAGGGGCTTGTGCCCGACCAGGCCGAAGGTTTTGCCCTCATCTACACTGCGAAACGCGCGAAGGGTGACACGCACGCAGCCGCATTTGCAGCTTCTACAGCAGAAATCGCCGTTCTGAAAAAGTTGAGGCCTGCGAAGGCTGTGCAGGCGCATGTGGCTGTGGTCACCGGCGCTGCAGCCAGCCGCTCAGCCGAAGCGCCCGCGGCAGATACAAACGACGCGCTGTGGGACACTCTCGAATCGCAGATCAAGGCAGAGGCTCCGGTGGCTGCCGCGCCGGGCGCGAAAAACAGCTGGAACCTGAATCTGCTCGAAAGTTTCTTCAACGAATGGAAGGGGACACCATACCGCTGGGGCGGTGTGACGCGCAAGGGCATTGACTGTTCTGGCTTTGTCGTGAAGGCAATGCTCTCGCAGTTTCCGTCGAGCAAATTGCCGCGCAGCGCCAACGCACTCGCCGCGATGGGTGTCGAGGTGCCGCGCCAGTCGCTTAAAACCGGCGACCTGGTTTTCTTTACGGCGTCTGAAGCGCCGGGCCGCATTACCCATGTCGGCATTCTGATCAATGGCACTTCGTTCGCGCACGCATCATCGAAGCGGGGAGTCACACTTTCAGACGTCGCAGACAAGTATTACGCCAAACGCTTCGTCACTGCGCGGCGACTTTTTTAA
- a CDS encoding sensor histidine kinase has protein sequence MSAIKIHSELIKPSVLVEIALAPFKPQFAEKNIQIDISIPYTLPQVSCDVAKTAWVLTIFFSNAIRYTPAWGKLTIRAERVKTMLRISVENSGYGVPLERLQGMFEKPQNFDAPEYGKGLALLLAREILEAQQGTIGATSELGTLTRFYLQIPLTEMSEVNP, from the coding sequence ATGAGCGCGATTAAAATCCATTCTGAATTGATTAAGCCATCGGTTCTGGTAGAGATTGCACTGGCGCCTTTCAAGCCGCAGTTCGCCGAAAAGAATATACAGATCGATATTTCGATTCCGTACACGCTGCCGCAGGTGAGCTGCGATGTGGCGAAGACCGCGTGGGTTCTGACGATATTTTTCAGCAACGCGATTCGTTACACGCCCGCCTGGGGTAAGCTGACAATTCGCGCCGAGCGGGTCAAAACGATGTTGCGCATTTCTGTAGAAAACTCAGGCTACGGCGTGCCACTCGAAAGACTGCAGGGCATGTTTGAAAAACCGCAGAATTTCGACGCCCCGGAATACGGCAAGGGACTCGCCCTGTTGCTTGCGCGGGAAATTCTCGAAGCGCAGCAGGGCACTATCGGGGCAACGTCAGAACTCGGTACGCTGACACGTTTTTATCTGCAGATTCCATTGACCGAAATGAGCGAGGTAAACCCATGA
- a CDS encoding LA_1737 family protein, producing the protein MRISNLTGRLVLIAAFLLTATADARSWDDLDEGEIEIYGREREEKLPLRLFFVQKEKWEAHESFHALWLYGYTDYPRYRSDRLLPFYYRLHSKIDNRYRFFSPVYFHERDGTDNDRSLLWLYYWGADTGRQRDYSLLLPVYYHARRQTEKASLFVSPLYARETYASGSDATLAWLIYWGEDSAQMSSHSTVLPLYYHRKEADVSRTLITPLFWYRRTGVGETRQMSWGAPLLPLVMYDTSPDETDLIILYLFRHRSRPDKTLSHLLPLYYYSGHGGYSTASYLFPLVWVTESPERSSWFIFPLFYSADMQKSSTRISPVYVSLVDDAENFKLLFPLYLNYRTKDYSLHVNVTGLSLSEEELALSPAALAFSREKIVLDWNLGWFYNLFRISSRHTLHLGDAPAPTAPALPTPEPTTRKPAGKIKATKPPIEPPPQGEARLLTKRERTRADSTNFFGWYMLFGASAYERADHYRHFRLLPLSWLTWNTQNDQGVQTVIPFYVHYRDDDTRYLVLFPVYGAEQRFYKDCTGSKTAWLIVAYWNEYDCETQTAEQTVLWPVYNRYESRESGGYRIFPLFWKKWRSAPEGETQVHFSPLHYTQASGETYRTVSWLFYRNRYSESGNFGIWGLLHFARRDNDSESTSYIFPVYHHRESRPAGENTPPESSSLTTFAALFWRYYADRDNHFDQGVHASPLYLWFGDRERDYFYSWLYYRTATPGMTSRGVPLIYHQKSRNDATYSNFYLFPFYRSQQKHTDERGDEHVTWLFPVYYAHTSATETKRFAGIYYYERSATHTTDLVPLVAGTRTEKTAGLFSWHAVVWMVWYESRQDSKQFRLGYGVLHSYERDLETFSWHLALVTGYKRIDAQNYLRHHLLPLWWYSTSAGDTALHLPFLLATFQSSADGNRLFRAVVLGLLYYQNSDYAAYDQTLGVALGALYYHNKYPERRFDSYGSLYGLLWHYETEDNYKRLALLTFVYIRTETERGVKHRLLGIPL; encoded by the coding sequence ATGCGGATCTCGAACCTTACAGGCCGTCTTGTACTTATCGCTGCGTTTCTTCTGACCGCCACGGCTGATGCTCGCTCGTGGGACGATCTAGACGAAGGCGAAATCGAAATATATGGCCGAGAACGTGAAGAAAAGCTGCCGCTGCGCCTGTTTTTCGTGCAAAAAGAGAAATGGGAGGCCCACGAGTCATTCCATGCACTCTGGCTTTACGGTTATACCGATTATCCCCGGTATCGCAGCGACAGGCTGCTGCCGTTCTATTACCGGCTGCACAGCAAAATCGACAACCGCTACCGGTTTTTCAGCCCGGTCTATTTTCACGAACGCGACGGCACGGACAACGACCGCTCACTGCTTTGGCTGTACTATTGGGGCGCCGACACAGGCCGGCAGCGCGATTATTCGCTGCTGTTGCCGGTTTATTACCATGCGAGGCGGCAGACCGAAAAGGCTTCGCTCTTTGTTTCACCGCTCTATGCCCGCGAGACCTATGCAAGCGGCAGCGACGCGACACTTGCCTGGCTGATCTATTGGGGCGAAGATTCGGCGCAAATGAGTTCGCACAGCACAGTGCTGCCGCTGTATTACCATCGTAAAGAGGCTGATGTTTCGCGCACGCTGATCACTCCCCTGTTCTGGTACCGCCGCACCGGAGTCGGTGAAACCCGGCAAATGTCATGGGGCGCCCCGCTCTTGCCGCTCGTCATGTATGACACCTCGCCCGATGAAACCGACCTGATTATCTTGTATCTCTTTCGCCACCGCAGCCGGCCAGACAAGACGCTCAGCCATCTGTTGCCGCTGTATTATTATTCGGGCCATGGTGGTTACAGCACGGCATCTTACCTTTTTCCGCTCGTCTGGGTTACCGAAAGCCCCGAGCGCTCGAGCTGGTTTATCTTTCCGCTGTTCTATTCGGCCGACATGCAAAAGAGTTCGACGCGTATTTCGCCAGTTTACGTTTCGCTGGTCGATGACGCCGAGAATTTCAAGCTGCTTTTTCCGCTCTATCTGAATTACCGCACCAAAGACTATTCCCTGCACGTCAATGTGACCGGGCTCTCGCTCTCTGAAGAAGAACTGGCGCTCAGCCCCGCAGCGTTGGCGTTCAGCCGCGAGAAGATCGTGCTCGACTGGAACCTCGGGTGGTTCTACAACCTGTTTCGTATTTCGTCGCGGCACACGCTGCATCTGGGTGACGCCCCGGCACCGACCGCGCCTGCACTGCCGACTCCCGAACCAACAACGCGCAAACCGGCAGGCAAAATCAAAGCGACCAAGCCACCCATTGAGCCCCCGCCGCAGGGCGAAGCGCGCTTGCTGACAAAACGTGAGCGCACCCGCGCCGATTCTACAAACTTCTTCGGTTGGTATATGCTGTTCGGCGCATCGGCTTATGAGCGCGCCGACCATTACCGCCACTTCAGATTGCTGCCCCTCAGCTGGCTCACGTGGAACACGCAGAACGACCAGGGTGTTCAGACTGTGATACCCTTCTACGTGCACTACCGCGACGATGACACGCGCTATCTGGTACTGTTTCCCGTTTATGGTGCGGAGCAACGTTTCTACAAAGACTGCACGGGCAGCAAAACCGCATGGCTGATCGTCGCCTACTGGAACGAATATGACTGCGAAACGCAGACGGCAGAACAAACCGTTCTGTGGCCGGTCTATAATCGCTATGAATCCCGCGAATCAGGCGGATATAGAATTTTTCCGCTTTTCTGGAAAAAATGGCGGTCGGCGCCCGAGGGCGAAACGCAGGTGCACTTTTCGCCTTTGCATTACACGCAGGCAAGCGGTGAAACTTATCGCACAGTTTCGTGGCTCTTTTACCGCAACCGTTACAGCGAGAGCGGTAATTTCGGCATCTGGGGTTTATTGCATTTCGCTCGGCGGGACAACGATAGCGAATCGACAAGCTACATTTTTCCGGTTTACCACCACCGGGAAAGCCGGCCCGCAGGCGAAAATACACCGCCTGAAAGCAGCTCGCTCACGACATTCGCTGCGCTTTTTTGGCGGTACTATGCAGATCGCGACAACCATTTTGACCAGGGTGTACACGCGTCGCCACTCTATCTCTGGTTTGGCGATCGGGAAAGGGATTATTTCTATTCGTGGCTGTATTACCGAACGGCGACACCGGGCATGACGAGCCGCGGCGTGCCGCTGATCTATCACCAAAAGAGCCGCAATGACGCGACGTACTCCAACTTTTACCTTTTCCCGTTCTACCGATCGCAGCAAAAGCATACGGATGAACGTGGCGACGAGCATGTCACCTGGCTTTTTCCCGTTTATTATGCGCACACCTCGGCTACCGAGACAAAAAGATTCGCCGGCATTTATTATTACGAGCGCAGCGCGACCCACACCACAGACCTCGTGCCGCTGGTCGCGGGTACGCGCACCGAAAAAACGGCCGGCCTTTTTTCATGGCATGCAGTCGTGTGGATGGTCTGGTACGAAAGCCGGCAAGACTCCAAACAATTTCGCCTGGGCTACGGAGTGCTGCACAGCTACGAACGCGATCTCGAAACTTTCAGCTGGCATCTCGCGCTCGTCACCGGTTATAAGCGCATCGATGCGCAGAACTACCTGCGCCACCACCTGCTGCCGCTGTGGTGGTATTCGACGAGCGCGGGCGACACCGCTTTGCACCTGCCCTTCTTGCTCGCGACCTTTCAGTCGAGCGCCGACGGCAACCGGCTGTTCAGGGCTGTCGTGCTGGGGCTTCTGTACTACCAAAACAGCGACTACGCAGCTTATGACCAGACGCTCGGTGTCGCGCTCGGCGCGCTGTATTACCATAACAAGTACCCCGAACGCCGCTTTGACTCGTATGGCAGTCTCTACGGATTATTGTGGCACTATGAAACCGAAGATAACTACAAGCGTCTCGCGCTCTTGACTTTTGTCTACATACGCACCGAAACCGAGCGTGGGGTTAAACACCGACTGCTTGGTATTCCGCTGTAA
- a CDS encoding NAD(P)/FAD-dependent oxidoreductase, translating into MRYVFMVYILGAGIAGLSLATALSRVGIRWCILEKEHEIGLYASGKNAGIIRTYETDPVIRHYAEQTLAIYRAEEPGFTECGLIIKPWDIDYSLENAERRAFTHGRDEGYLLPQNGTLSAKAVLARLLAAAKAGGGVSFGFDADLEIHESRLVALKNKAGNDNLSLTPADAVVIASGEGALQHAAALRRPLGLVAHRRNLYEYANVTGYTGPVEWNEETSCYFRADGKLLVATAGEQIPHGAGVAVDKAEVVPQHLVTLAREYPLLAERNLTGWRTCLRVMPADNRPYCGADTQVKNLWWFAGLGGRGMSLAPALAAELAHQLAGNQPTGNFAAQLSPDRAELF; encoded by the coding sequence ATGCGTTACGTGTTCATGGTCTACATTCTGGGTGCAGGCATCGCGGGCTTAAGTCTCGCCACAGCGCTGTCGCGCGTCGGCATTCGGTGGTGTATTCTCGAAAAAGAACATGAAATTGGTCTTTATGCGTCGGGTAAGAACGCGGGGATTATTCGCACATACGAAACTGACCCGGTGATTCGCCATTATGCCGAGCAGACACTCGCCATCTATCGTGCCGAAGAGCCCGGCTTTACTGAATGTGGCCTCATTATTAAACCCTGGGATATTGATTATAGTCTGGAAAACGCTGAACGAAGGGCATTTACGCATGGCCGCGATGAAGGCTATCTATTGCCCCAAAATGGCACCCTTTCGGCGAAAGCTGTGCTCGCGAGGCTGCTCGCAGCTGCCAAAGCGGGGGGTGGGGTCAGCTTCGGCTTTGATGCCGATTTGGAAATCCATGAGAGTAGGCTCGTAGCGCTGAAGAACAAGGCGGGCAATGACAATCTTTCGCTGACGCCTGCAGACGCAGTCGTGATTGCGAGCGGCGAGGGCGCCCTGCAGCACGCCGCTGCGCTCAGGCGCCCATTGGGTCTCGTCGCGCACCGTCGCAATCTTTATGAGTATGCCAATGTGACAGGTTACACGGGCCCCGTAGAATGGAATGAAGAAACCAGCTGTTATTTCCGCGCGGATGGCAAGCTGCTGGTCGCAACGGCAGGCGAGCAGATTCCGCACGGGGCCGGTGTCGCTGTCGATAAAGCAGAGGTCGTACCGCAGCACCTCGTAACGCTCGCCAGGGAATATCCACTTCTGGCCGAACGCAATCTCACCGGTTGGCGTACTTGCCTGCGGGTAATGCCGGCAGATAACAGGCCGTATTGCGGCGCCGATACGCAGGTCAAGAATCTCTGGTGGTTTGCGGGTCTCGGCGGCCGCGGCATGTCTCTCGCACCTGCGCTTGCCGCCGAGCTCGCACACCAATTAGCAGGCAATCAACCCACAGGCAATTTTGCCGCACAGCTTTCGCCCGACCGCGCCGAACTTTTTTGA